The DNA sequence CTTGCATTCGCCCGCATCGCCGTGCTGGAAAACCACACTGACTTTCTGCGAACCGGTGTCGTCATCGTCCTTTTTCTTGGTCTTGTAGATATCGAAATCGTAGGACCGCATCAGCAGCCCCAACGCCATGTCGGCGGCGGCTTCCGACGACGGCGCGCCCGCATCGCCCAGAAGCACTGCCACTTTTTCGGCCTTGCCGATCAGCTTGCAGATCTTGCCGCCGATGCGCATCCAGTCATGGGCGGTGAGTTTGGCCGGATCGCCAGTACCGACCAGGGCGATACGGTCGGCTGCAGTTTCGACCGGTGCGATGACATCGACGGTCGAGAAGGATTTTCCGGTGAAGCCTGCGACCTTGATTGCCTTGTCGAGTTGGCCGGCTGAATCGGCGGACCGCGCGGCGTCGGAGACGGGAGAGGCCAACGAGCCGATGGCGACGACCAGTCCTCCCGAGATTTTCGCTGTTTTGGAAAAACTGATTTCAATGCTCATCGACATGACGGCTCCAATGGAATTTGCGTGATTTGCGTTGGCGGCGATCTTCGCGGTTTCGCGCCATAAGGCAAGGGCCGCGACCAGATCAAGGCATGGCCATGATATTGCATTTGCTGCGCGCCCCTGCAAGAAACTGTTAACCGTGTTTGTTTGCCACACATTATCCAATTTGGGGTTTGATAAGGCTCGTGCATGGTCGGGATGATCGAAGCCGCAACACAAGCGCCGCGCGAATCACAGCGTATGCCCACCGCTTGCTCCGGAAAGGCGCAATGAAGCAAATCGAACGTTACATATTGCGCCGAATGAGTTCGCTGACCTTTTGGTCGCTGACGGCGGTAACGCTGCTTGTGATGACCACGCAGGTGCTGGTTCGCGTCGATGTGCTGACCACCACCGGTCAGGCGCTCAGCGCGTTCCTTTTGCTGGCCGCCACCCTGATTCCGTCGGTGCTGTCGATCGTGGCGCCGTTTGCATTGCTGATCGGGGTAAGCCAGGTCTTGTCAGGCATGAATGCCGACAGCGAACTGGTGGTGATCGAGGCAGCCGGCGTTCCACCGGCGACTGTGCTCAAACCCGTGCTGGTGTTGTCTGCGGTGCTTTCGATCCTGGTGCTTCTGGTCAACAACTTTGTCGAGCCATGGTCAAACCGCAAGCTTTATGACGTGCTTGCCCAGGCACAATCGGATCTGTTTTCGGTTGCGGTTCGTTCCGGCACCTTCATGCGCCTGGAAAACGGACTCTATGTGCAAGTCAACGAAAAGCTGCCTGGCGGTGAACTGGGTGGAATTTTCCTGGCTGATTCACGGACGGAGGGCAACGAATCCATCTATTACGCCCGCAGCGGCGTGGTCAAAACCGTCGGTGAAACCAACATCCTATATTTGGTCGATGGCGAGTTGCAGCAACGCAACCTGAGCAACAACCAGATATCGATTGTTACATTCACCTCTTATGCGCTGGACATGGCCGCTTTTGTCCCCGCTGGCGGGGCTTCGGCACGCAGGCCGAAGGAACAGTCCACGCTCTATCTTCTCGATCCGGCGGAGGATGACTATTATGTCCAGAAGGCCGACTTTGTGATCAAGCAGGAATTGGTGCAGCGGTTTTCTACATGGATGTACCCCCTGGCTTTCGGGCTCGTCGCCTTCACGTTTCTGGGCAAAGCCCGCTCAAACCGGCATGAACAGTTTCAGAACGGCGCCATCGTGGCAGGCATCACGCTGGGCACCCGCGGCTTTGGCTTTTACAGCGGCGATGAAGCCGGCTCCAGTGTTTTCATGGAGGTTTTGACCTACGCGATCCCCGCCGGGATCATTGTTGTCTTCGGTTTCCTGGCCCTGACCGGCAGGACGCTGACGATCCCCAGGGCATGGGCTCGCCTCAATGACCGGCTCATCGAGTATGTACGGGGTAAGTTCGACCGACGGAAGCGCCAACGCCAGGCATCGACCGAGAGTGGTTCGGCATGAGCATCCTGCCTTCGACCTTGTCGCGCTATTTCTTCCGGCGCTACGTCGCCACCTTCATCACTTACTGCCTGGCGATCCTGTTCGTGATCTTGCTGGTGGACTTCAACGAATCTGCCCGGCGCCTGTCTGGCGCGGCCGACTACACGGTGTCTCTCGGCTTGCTCATATCAGCACTCAGAGTGCCGACAGTGCTTCAGGCGGTCATCCCTTTCGTGGTGTTGATCGCCTCGATCGCTACGCTTTTGCAGCTCAACCGCAAATATGAACTCGTCGTGACACGGGCGGCAGGCGTTTCGGCGTGGCAGTTCCTCGCACCGATCATTGTGGCCAACCTGCTGATCGGAGCATTGTCGATCACCGCCTTGAACACATTCGCAGCTAAATCCCTTCAATTTGCCGAGACTATCATCGTTGAGCGCAATCTGGGTGCGCGGAGCCCTACCGACAACGCACCGTGGCTGCGGCAGCGGACCGACGAAGGCGACACTGTGTTGGGAGCCCGGGCCACATCCGATGGCGGAACCAAGCTTTCGGACGCCTCCTTCTTCCTGTTTGACGAAGATCAGCGAATCAAGGAACGCTTGGAGGCCGAACACGCCGAACTGGGAGATGGTGTCTGGGTGTTGACGAAGGTGAGAAGAATTCGCGGATCCGAGCCGGTTGAGCTGCTGGAAACAACAACTGTGCCGACCAGTCTCAAGGCCGAATTCGTTGGGGAATCACTGACTTCACCGGACACTGTGCCGTTTTTTGAGCTGAGTGGGAAAATTGCCACGGCCAAGTCATTTGGGCTTCCAGCCACCAGTTATGAGATGCAATTCCATCGTTTGGTGGCACTTCCAGCTCTTCTGGCGGCGATGACGCTGATTGCGGCGATGGTGTCGCTGAAATTTGTGCGCTTTGGCCAGTCTTTAACGGTTATCCTGGGTGGAATCCTGGCGGGCTTCGTGCTTTATGTCGTTTCCGAGTTGATCCAGGCGTTTGCAAATGCCGGGACCATTCCGCCTGT is a window from the Hoeflea sp. IMCC20628 genome containing:
- a CDS encoding LptF/LptG family permease; the protein is MKQIERYILRRMSSLTFWSLTAVTLLVMTTQVLVRVDVLTTTGQALSAFLLLAATLIPSVLSIVAPFALLIGVSQVLSGMNADSELVVIEAAGVPPATVLKPVLVLSAVLSILVLLVNNFVEPWSNRKLYDVLAQAQSDLFSVAVRSGTFMRLENGLYVQVNEKLPGGELGGIFLADSRTEGNESIYYARSGVVKTVGETNILYLVDGELQQRNLSNNQISIVTFTSYALDMAAFVPAGGASARRPKEQSTLYLLDPAEDDYYVQKADFVIKQELVQRFSTWMYPLAFGLVAFTFLGKARSNRHEQFQNGAIVAGITLGTRGFGFYSGDEAGSSVFMEVLTYAIPAGIIVVFGFLALTGRTLTIPRAWARLNDRLIEYVRGKFDRRKRQRQASTESGSA
- the lptG gene encoding LPS export ABC transporter permease LptG; this encodes MLPSTLSRYFFRRYVATFITYCLAILFVILLVDFNESARRLSGAADYTVSLGLLISALRVPTVLQAVIPFVVLIASIATLLQLNRKYELVVTRAAGVSAWQFLAPIIVANLLIGALSITALNTFAAKSLQFAETIIVERNLGARSPTDNAPWLRQRTDEGDTVLGARATSDGGTKLSDASFFLFDEDQRIKERLEAEHAELGDGVWVLTKVRRIRGSEPVELLETTTVPTSLKAEFVGESLTSPDTVPFFELSGKIATAKSFGLPATSYEMQFHRLVALPALLAAMTLIAAMVSLKFVRFGQSLTVILGGILAGFVLYVVSELIQAFANAGTIPPVVAAWLPVLVASALGTTVLLHKEDG